Proteins from a genomic interval of Nasonia vitripennis strain AsymCx chromosome 3, Nvit_psr_1.1, whole genome shotgun sequence:
- the LOC100679779 gene encoding TM2 domain-containing protein almondex, protein MHVIRINAKNVVYIILAILSTSVREAHMGYEESISNYAINTNSTPAYNIRKEQYGTCPSGGLCSELSIECLTCSLNQNCIYGATYNANCTVLSQIDCVGKINFAKPYICRYCYQTEKWEHDCHQKNSCSSVASPRQYYRTNCTVKSNVLCLGRRKFLKNLPCNWTGGYRWSTALILSITLGGFGADRFYLGHWQEGIGKLFSFGGLGVWTLIDVMLISMRYLGPADGSLYI, encoded by the exons ATGCACGTCATTCGaattaatgcaaaaaatgtGGTATACATAATCTTGGCTATTTTATCAACATCAGTCAGAGAAGCTCATATGGGTTATGAAG AAAGTATCTCAAATTAtgcaataaatacaaattcGACACCTGCTTATAACATTAGAAAG gaACAGTATGGCACATGTCCATCTGGAGGTTTATGTTCAGAGTTAAGCATTGAATGTTTAACATGTAGTCTCAATCAAAATTGTATTTATGGTGCTACTTATAATGCCAACTGTACTGTTCTAAGCCAAATTGATTGTGTG gGCAAAATCAACTTTGCTAAACCATATATTTGTCGTTATTGTTATCAAACTGAGAAGTGGGAACATGATTGTCATCAGAAAAATTCTTGTAGTTCAGTTGCATCACCACGGCAATATTATCG cacaaaCTGCACAGTAAAAAGTAATGTACTGTGTTTgggaagaagaaaatttttgaaaaatttaccaTGCAATTGGACAGGTGGTTACAGATGGTCAACAGCTCTTATCTTAAGCATAACATTGGGAGGTTTTGGAGCAGACAG GTTTTACTTGGGCCACTGGCAAGAAGGCATAGGTAAACTGTTTAGTTTTGGTGGTCTTGGAGTATGGACATTGATTGATGTTATGTTAATATCAATGAGGTATTTAGGACCTGCTGATGGTTCATTGTACATTTAA
- the LOC100119886 gene encoding signal peptide peptidase-like 3: MANNQVDYQWAYTIMDSSSVSTYLISILLIVYGSFRSLNMEQEAREREKEKERANLLTGMTSNSATATSENPMGKGILTLDTMHVLCLPLGASISLLVMFFFFDSMQMLFAICTAIMATVALAFLLLPMCQYIIRPCTDGNKISFGVCGRFTGAELLSFSLSVSIVCIWVLTGHWLLMDAMGMGLCVAFIAFVRLPSLKVSTLLLTGLLIYDVFWVFFSSYIFSTNVMVKVATRPADNPVGLVARRLHLGGSVAREAPKLSLPGKLVFPSMHRAGHFSMLGLGDVVMPGLLLCFVLRYDAYKKSQPLPGGCEAGVPPPRHLNRITYFHCSLIGYFLGLLTATVSSEVFKAAQPALLYLVPFTLLPLLTMAYLKGDLRRMWSEPFIVQQQSKHLEV; encoded by the exons ATGGCCAACAATCAGGTGGATTATCAGTG GGCCTACACCATAATGGATTCATCCAGCGTATCCACTTATTTGATATCAATCCTGCTGATCGTTTATGGCAGCTTTCGATCCTTGAATATGGAACAGGAAgctagagaaagagaaaaagaaaaggagcGCGCTAATCTCTTAACAGGGATGACAAGTAATAGCGCTACAGCAACCTCAGAGAATCCTATGGGAAAAGGAATCCTGACTTTAGATACAATGCACGTTCTCTGTCTACCTCTTGGTGCTTCCATATCGCTACTTGTCatgtttttcttctttgaCAGTATGCAAATGCTATTTGCTATTTGCACAGCCA TAATGGCGACGGTAGCACTGGCATTCCTCTTACTGCCTATGTGTCAGTATATTATCAGGCCGTGCACCGATGGCAACAAGATATCGTTCGGAGTGTGCGGACGGTTCACGGGTGCCGAACTCCTTTCGTTCTCCCTTAGCGTGAGCATAGTCTGTATCTGGGTGCTGACCGGGCACTGGCTTCTTATGGACGCGATGGGTATGGGGCTGTGCGTTGCCTTTATAGCTTTCGTTCGGTTACCTAGTCTTAAGGTATCCACACTTCTGCTCACCGGTCTCCTAATCTACGACGTTTTCTGGGTTTTCTTTTCATCGTACATATTCAGCACTAACGTTATGGTTAAG GTGGCAACGCGCCCAGCCGATAATCCTGTAGGTCTGGTTGCGCGACGGCTACACCTGGGTGGTAGTGTAGCACGCGAAGCTCCAAAACTCTCGCTGCCTGGCAAACTAGTGTTCCCGTCGATGCATCGGGCTGGTCACTTCTCGATGCTCGGCCTCGGCGACGTCGTAATGCCAGGCTTGCTACTATGTTTTGTACTACGCTACGACGCTTACAAAAAATCTCAGCCACTGCCGGGTGGATGTGAAGCCGGAGTCCCGCCACCCCGGCACTTGAATCGTATAACCTACTTCCACTGCTCGCTCATCGGATACTTTTTGGGTCTGCTCACGGCGACTGTGAGCTCTGAGGTATTCAAAGCTGCCCAGCCGGCTCTTCTTTACCTCGTGCCCTTCACGCTGCTACCCTTACTCACCATGGCGTATCTAAAG GGAGACTTGCGTCGTATGTGGAGTGAGCCATTTATAGTACAGCAACAGTCAAAGCATCTGGAAGTTTGA
- the LOC100679222 gene encoding uncharacterized protein LOC100679222, protein MLKFISDNPEIITHSSTKDNERALWKELVTKLNDLKPEKSIDNWKNFWQRWQASVSSKPESILTPLDCKLKVFIAKIMNNSETIEREDSRARYTIKEIEDTIRDIEKERSKQQLQIDENDYKIEIYKINIKRLENENTEKRKRIQQINDKKRHLHKQRRIITGRVENVYESSKFNTLKKEIKKEPLV, encoded by the exons atgttaaaatttatttctgataATCCAGAAATTATTACACACAGCAGCACTAAAGACAATGAA AGAGCATTGTGGAAAGAACTGGTGACAAAACTGAACGATTTGAAACctgaaaaatcaatagatAATTGGAAAAAT ttttggcAAAGATGGCAGGCAAGTGTGAGTTCAAAGCCTGAAAGTATTTTGACTCCATTAGATTGCAAACTCAAAGTTTTTATAGCTAAAATCATGAATAACTCGGAGACTATTGAAAGAGAAGACTCAAGAGCTCGCTACACTattaaagaaattgaagaTACCATAAGGgatattgaaaaagaaagaagtaaACAGCAGCTTCAAATTGACGAGAATGACtacaaaattgaaatttataagATCAATATTAAACGGTTAGAGAATGAAAACACTGAAAAGCGTAAAAGAATACAACAAATTAATGATAAGAAAAGGCATTTACACAAACAAAGAAGAATAATTACAGGAAGAGTAGAAAATGTTTATGAGTCTTCAAAATTTAATACGttaaagaaagaaataaaaaaagaacccCTTGTATAA
- the LOC100679747 gene encoding uncharacterized protein LOC100679747 isoform X2, translating into MPESGAVYQPTTVGYAYDTRDGSRLGIRSSFSRIMSRHKFSTRNWLEWVLFSVAVAAFIAGLTTMLVNLVSADDQASTPKKIDGTTPAKDSNTEIKEHSEDGARASIAVGAAMMLLGLLMGFIWAWLRFFRRGKSPRGGMTSNSGQYGPVLTELPSQLKSKQVNSLEVSTAIPMSDQEEETHTLMEDSQQVTGPSTITSQIPG; encoded by the exons ATGCCTGAAAGTGGAGCAGTCTACCAACCCACAACCGTGGGCTATGCCTATGACACTCGAGATGGGAGCAGACTTGGAATCAGGAGTAGCTTCTCTAGGATCATGTCCAGGCACAAGTTCAGCACCAGAAATTGGCTTGAGTGGGTACTGTTTTCAGTTGCTGTTGCAGCATTCATTGCTGGACTCACAACGATGCTTGTTAACTTGGTTTCTGCTGATGACCAAGCTAGTACACCAAAGAAG ATTGATGGAACAACCCCTGCCAAGGACTCGAACACAGAAATAAAAGAACATTCAGAAGATGGAGCAAGAGCATCTATAGCTGTAGGTGCGGCTATGATGTTGCTTGGTCTCTTGATGGGATTCATCTGGGCTTGGCTGCGATTCTTCCGACGTGGAAAGTCACCTAGAGGTGGAATGACAAGCAACAGTGGTCAG TACGGGCCAGTACTAACTGAGCTGCCTAGCCAGCTGAAATCCAAGCAAGTTAACAGCCTAGAGGTTTCCACCGCTATTCCAATGTCGGATCAGGAAGAGGAGACACACACCCTCATGGAGGACTCGCAACAAGTCACAGGGCCCAGTACCATCACTAGTCAAATACCTGGCTGA
- the Slc25a1 gene encoding solute carrier family 25, member 1 has protein sequence MDVAWLLRQSLDSRRSAVGPFPGRPWMRDSGAAAAPAGNVGLKGIIAGGITGGIEICITYPTEYVKTQLQLDGKAGAGKQYTGILDCINKTVKGHGFFGLYRGLSVLIYGSIPKSAVRFGSFETVKKQLVDKDGKLNVQNRLLAGLCAGVSEAIFAVTPMETVKVKFINDQRSGNPRFRGFVHGVGIIVKEHGFKGVYQGLVPTIMKQGSNQAIRFFVMESLKEWYRGGDNNKHVPKLVVGAFGAVAGAASVYGNTPIDVVKTRMQGLEASKYKNSWDCAVQIWKKEGPRAFYKGTVPRLGRVCLDVAITFMIYDSFMDLFNKFWP, from the exons ATGGACGTGGCGTGGCTGCTCAGGCAAAGCTTGGACTCGAGGAGGTCCGCTGTCGGCCCCTTCCCCGGCAGGCCCTGGATGAGGGACAGCGGCGCGGCCGCCGCGCCCGCCGGCAACGTCGGCCTCAAGGGCATCATAGCTG GCGGCATCACGGGGGGTATTGAGATCTGCATCACTTATCCAACGGAATATGTGAAAACGCAATTGCAACTCGATGGCAAAGCCGGCGCTGGCAAGCAGTATACGGGCATTTTGGACTGTATCAATAAAACGGTGAAAGGCCATGGATTCTTTGGACTGTATCGCGGACTCTCAGTTCTCATATACGGTTCGATTCCCAAATCTGCTGTCAGATTCGGCTCCTTTGAGACTGTGAAGAAGCAACTGGTGGATAAAGATGGAAAATTGAATGTTCAAAATCGCTTACTGGCTGGTCTTTGCGCCGGTgtttcggaggctattttcgCTGTCACGCCCATGGAGACCGTCAAAGTTAAGTTTATCAATGACCAGAGATCAGGCAATCCCAGGTTTAGAGGCTTTGTCCATGGGGTTGGAATCATCGTTAAAGAGCACG GGTTCAAGGGAGTTTACCAAGGTTTGGTACCAACTATAATGAAACAGGGTTCAAATCAAGCAATCAGATTTTTCGTAATGGAGTCATTAAAAGAATGGTACAGAGGTGGAGATAACAATAAACACGTTCCTAAGCTGGTCGTGGGTGCCTTTGGTGCAGTGGCAGGAGCTGCTTCAGTTTATGGAAATACACCTATTGATGTTGTCAAAACCAGAATGCAG GGATTGGAAGCTTCAAAGTACAAAAACAGCTGGGACTGTGCAGTACAAATTTGGAAGAAAGAAGGTCCAAGAGCATTTTATAAGGGAACAGTACCTAGATTAGGTAGAGTGTGTTTAGACGTCGCCATAACTTTCATGATTTATGATTCCTTTATGGATCTGTTCAACAAGTTCTGGCCATGA
- the LOC100118240 gene encoding SWI/SNF-related matrix-associated actin-dependent regulator of chromatin subfamily B member 1: MALRTYGDKPISFQVEENGEYYCIGSEVGNYLRLFRGSLYKRYPGMYRRSITNDERKKLVELGLSQHVLASSVSLLRASEVEDIIEGNDEKYKAVSVHSTEPPAPREGKTKKPMSWVPSLPNSSHLDAVPQATPINRNRVHNKKVRTFPLCYDDTDPSANLENAAQHEVLVPIRLDMEIEGQKLRDTFTWNKNESLITPEQFAEVLCDDLDLNPLTFVPAIAQAIRQQIEAFPQEAILEEACDQRVIIKLNIHVGNTSLVDQVEWDMSEKENNPEKFAMKLCAELGLGGEFVTAIAYSVRGQLSWHQRTYAFSEAPLPTVEVPFRPPSEAELWAPFLETLTDAEMEKKIRDQDRNTRRMRRLANTTPGW, from the exons ATGGCTCTTAGAACATACGGAGATAAACCAATAAGTTTCCAAGTCGAAGAAAATGGAGAATACTACTGTATTGGTTCTGAAGTGGGCAATTACTTGCGCCTCTTCAGAGGTTCCCTGTACAAGCGGTATCCTGGCATGTACAGAAGGTCTATCACAAATGATGAAAGAAAGAAACTAGTCGAACTTGGTCTCAGTCAACACGTCCTAGCTTCCAGTGTTTCACTTTTGAGAGCTAGCGAAGTAGAAGATATTATCGAAGGGAATGACGAAAAATACAAAGCAGTGTCTGTACATTCGACAGAGCCACCTGCTCCAAGAGAAGGAAAAACCAAGAAACCTATGTCATGGGTTCCTAGTTTACCAAACAGTTCTCACTTGGATGCAGTACCTCAAGCAACCCCTATCAATAGAAACAGGGTACACAACAAAAAAGTCAGAACTTTTCCACTATG CTATGACGATACAGATCCATCAGCAAATTTAGAAAATGCAGCACAGCATGAGGTTCTAGTTCCAATTCGATTAGATATGGAAATAGAAGGTCAAAAGTTAAGAGATACATTTACGTGGAATAAAAAcg AAAGTCTAATTACACCAGAACAGTTTGCAGAGGTACTCTGTGATGACTTGGATTTAAACCCATTGACCTTTGTTCCTGCAATAGCCCAAGCGATTCGACAGCAAATCGAAGCATTTCCTCAAGAAGCAATTTTAGAGGAAGCGTGTGATCAACGcgttattattaaattgaacATTCACGTGGGCAACACATCGTTAGTGGATCAAGTCGAGTGGGACATGtccgaaaaagaaaacaatccCGAAAAATTTGCGATGAAACTTTGTGCTGAACTCGGTCTTGGTGGAGAATTTGTTACTGCTATTGCCTATAG TGTAAGAGGTCAATTATCCTGGCATCAGCGCACCTACGCGTTCTCCGAAGCACCACTGCCAACAGTTGAAGTACCCTTCAGACCACCTTCAGAGGCGGAATTGTGGGCCCCTTTCCTGGAGACGCTAACGGATGCAGAGATGGAAAAGAAAATCCGAGACCAAGACAGAAATACAAG ACGAATGCGACGATTGGCGAATACAACACCTGGCTGGTAA
- the LOC100119920 gene encoding calcium release-activated calcium channel protein 1: MSNNSNNGSSAQLDGAEPSEKAGKRPSAKSLNSKVASVEDLLPSRSSKSTQIDASAWRFQTRTRPTSMGQLSRHSQFSELSYANYNSSGGGGGGGSPSYSFSTTQSEMVLAPPPSRQRLPNNQPSRYTALDMPRVLPSGVSASGGNCCCSCACKAGGPNLGPSTAHTSPENQDGPEGLSWRRLHMSRAKLKATATTSELLSGFAMVAMVELQINEPTAVPEWLFVMFAVCTTVLVSVHIFALMISTYLLPNVEAISKLQVSRLVTESPHERMRGFIELAWAFSTVLGLFLFLVEVAILCWVKFWDYSFTAATASTVIVIPVLIVFIAFAVHFYHSLVVYKCEASVSDMKELENIKRNLDNASLGHSRV; encoded by the exons AtgagcaacaacagcaacaacggCAGCAGCGCTCAGCTCGACGGCGCCGAGCCGTCGGAGAAAGCGGGCAAGCGGCCGAGCGCCAAGTCGCTCAACTCGAAGGTGGCCTCCGTCGAGGATTTGCTGCCGAGCCGGTCCAGCAAGTCCACGCAGATCGACGCCTCCGCTTGGAGGTTTCAAACG CGAACCCGGCCCACGTCGATGGGCCAGCTCTCGCGTCACAGCCAGTTCAGCGAGCTGAGCTACGCGAACTacaacagcagcggcggcggcggcggcggcggcagcccgAGCTACAGCTTCTCCACTACGCAGAGCGAGATGGTGCTGGCGCCTCCGCCGTCGCGTCAGCGCCTTCCCAACAACCAGCCGAGCCGCTACACGGCCCTCGACATGCCGAGGGTGCTGCCTTCGGGCGTATCCGCCTCCGGGGGcaactgctgctgcagctgcgccTGCAAGGCCGGCGGACCGAACCTGGGGCCCAGCACCGCCCACACGAGCCCGGAGAACCAGGACGGACCCGAGGGCCTGTCCTGGAGGAGGCTGCACATGAGCAGGGCCAAACTCAAGGCCACTGCCACGACGTCCGAGCTGCTCAGCGGTTTTGCCATG GTGGCCATGGTGGAGCTCCAAATAAACGAGCCGACGGCTGTGCCCGAGTGGCTCTTCGTCATGTTCGCCGTCTGCACGACGGTCCTGGTCTCCGTCCACATCTTCGCCCTGATGATAAGCACGTACCTGCTGCCGAACGTCGAGGCGATCAGCAAATTGCAAGTGTCCCGGTTGGTGACCGAGTCGCCGCACGAGCGGATGCGCGGCTTCATCGAGCTCGCCTGGGCCTTCTCCACTGTCCTCGgactcttcctcttcctcgtCGAGGTCGCCATACTCTGCTGGGTCAAGTTCTGGGACTACTCGTTCACAGCTGCCACCGCCAGCACCGTCATCGTCATTCCCGTTCTCATAGTCTTCATCGCGTTCGCGGTGCACTTCTACCACTCGCTCGTCGTCTACAAGTGCGAGGCCTCGGTCAGCGACATGAAGGAGCTCGAGAATATCAAGAGGAACCTGGATAACGCGTCCTTGGGACACAGCAGGGTGTGA
- the LOC100679747 gene encoding uncharacterized protein LOC100679747 isoform X1, producing MPESGAVYQPTTVGYAYDTRDGSRLGIRSSFSRIMSRHKFSTRNWLEWVLFSVAVAAFIAGLTTMLVNLVSADDQASTPKKIDGTTPAKDSNTEIKEHSEDGARASIAVGAAMMLLGLLMGFIWAWLRFFRRGKSPRGGMTSNSGQMLGGLNPSTDLLVGSTSQYGPVLTELPSQLKSKQVNSLEVSTAIPMSDQEEETHTLMEDSQQVTGPSTITSQIPG from the exons ATGCCTGAAAGTGGAGCAGTCTACCAACCCACAACCGTGGGCTATGCCTATGACACTCGAGATGGGAGCAGACTTGGAATCAGGAGTAGCTTCTCTAGGATCATGTCCAGGCACAAGTTCAGCACCAGAAATTGGCTTGAGTGGGTACTGTTTTCAGTTGCTGTTGCAGCATTCATTGCTGGACTCACAACGATGCTTGTTAACTTGGTTTCTGCTGATGACCAAGCTAGTACACCAAAGAAG ATTGATGGAACAACCCCTGCCAAGGACTCGAACACAGAAATAAAAGAACATTCAGAAGATGGAGCAAGAGCATCTATAGCTGTAGGTGCGGCTATGATGTTGCTTGGTCTCTTGATGGGATTCATCTGGGCTTGGCTGCGATTCTTCCGACGTGGAAAGTCACCTAGAGGTGGAATGACAAGCAACAGTGGTCAG ATGTTGGGCGGTTTGAATCCATCGACTGACTTGCTGGTGGGTTCCACTTCGCAGTACGGGCCAGTACTAACTGAGCTGCCTAGCCAGCTGAAATCCAAGCAAGTTAACAGCCTAGAGGTTTCCACCGCTATTCCAATGTCGGATCAGGAAGAGGAGACACACACCCTCATGGAGGACTCGCAACAAGTCACAGGGCCCAGTACCATCACTAGTCAAATACCTGGCTGA